A genome region from Oncorhynchus gorbuscha isolate QuinsamMale2020 ecotype Even-year linkage group LG26, OgorEven_v1.0, whole genome shotgun sequence includes the following:
- the si:ch211-237i5.4 gene encoding slit homolog 2 protein: MLFPALLLLALSSVLGSKECPHHCLCYEHSDLVDCRARGFLQVPHGLSHGTWLLDLGGNSLMEVRSRAFAGLWSLRILVLSDSGIQLLQPEAFYSLSFLEKLDMSRNKLRRLPLDFSQSLSSVRELRLDHNTLEWLEVSSLEHLESLEKLDLSHNHITFLQPGAFRGLSRLRHLYLHANQLGAVRHGSLSMLPVLEALQLGQNNITHIDTEALAPLHSLTLLGLEGNQLQHLKFKTFLSLHTAGTHLQLAGNPWNCDCDLHRVFSKLLSVRHLHVDDYHNVTCHEPLQLAGASLAWVDSQLCMAETATVLVITVTVLVTVLAAVVMAEHTRKKNQHGGKSWDAESQTQER; encoded by the exons ATGTTATTTCCTGCTCTGCTGCTGCTGGCGCTGTCTTCGGTGTTAGGTTCAAAAGAGTGCCCTCACCACTGTCTCTGTTACGAACACTCGGATTTGGTGGACTGCCGAGCGCGCGGGTTCCTCCAAGTGCCCCATGGCCTGTCCCATGGCACCTGGCTGCTGGACCTGGGTGGCAACTCTCTGATGGAAGTGCGGAGCCGTGCCTTTGCCGGACTTTGGTCACTGCGGATCCTGGTGCTGTCTGACAGTGGAATCCAGCTGCTGCAGCCCGAG gccttctactccctctcctttctggaGAAGCTGGACATGAGCCGTAACAAACTGCGCCGGCTGCCGTTGGACTTCTCCCAGAGTCTGTCCTCGGTCCGGGAGCTCCGTCTGGACCACAACACCCTTGAGTGGCTAGAAGTCTCCAGCCTGGAGCACCTGGAGAGCCTGGAGAAGCTGGACCTCAGCCACAACCACATCACCTTCCTGCAGCCAGGAGCCTTCCGGGGCCTGTCTCGCCTACGCCACCTCTACCTCCATGCCAACCAGCTGGGAGCTGTGCGCCATGGTTCCCTGTCCATGCTGCCCGTCCTGGAGGCTCTGCAGCTGGGCCAGAACAACATCACTCACATCGACACGGAGGCTCTGGCTCCCCTGCACAGTCTCACCCTTCTGGGCCTGGAGGGAAACCAGCTGCAGCACCTTAAGTTCAAGACCTTCCTGAGCCTCCACACGGCCGGCACCCACCTGCAGCTAGCTGGCAACCCGTGGAACTGCGACTGCGACCTGCACCGGGTCTTCAGCAAGCTGCTGAGTGTGCGCCACCTTCACGTTGACGACTACCACAACGTGACGTGCCACGAGCCTCTGCAGCTGGCGGGCGCCTCGCTGGCGTGGGTGGACAGTCAGTTGTGCATGGCAGAGACGGCCACCGTGCTGGTCATCACCGTAACGGTGCTGGTGACCGTGTTGGCAGCTGTGGTCATGGCCGAGCACACCCGCAAGAAGAACCAACATGGCGGCAAGAGCTGGGATGCTGAGTCGCAGACCCAGGAGAGGTGA